The proteins below come from a single Parcubacteria group bacterium genomic window:
- a CDS encoding type II secretion system F family protein, protein MKVFYSAKSYSGETKAGELEVKNERDLAAQLRSDGFILTSFKELKTKEKSDAQVKLLDRFFSISLKDKLMFTRNLSVMVASGLPISRAVQNISLQTRNKGFRKILNSVFDDIQSGMTFADGLARYPAIFGDLFVNMIRVGESSGNLEEILEILSVQLEKEHNLMSKIKGAMTYPAVIVVAMIGIAVLMLTYILPKMMGVFADMDVQLPASTQFIIGMSNFLRAHSVMVAVSFVFLIIVARFLLTTEFGKKILGFAMINIPVVSNMVIKINCARFARIYSSLLRSGVPVVEALTIISNTLTNYYYKEATRAGIEDVQKGISLSKVIQKNTKVFPVLMAQMAQVGEETGKTETVLLKLAEFYEDEIDQISKNMSSIIEPVLMIFIGGAVGFFAISMLQPMYSLMDNIK, encoded by the coding sequence ATGAAGGTGTTCTATAGCGCAAAAAGTTATTCTGGCGAGACGAAAGCGGGAGAACTAGAGGTGAAAAATGAAAGAGATCTAGCGGCACAGCTCCGTTCGGATGGTTTTATTTTGACTTCTTTTAAGGAGTTAAAAACAAAGGAGAAGAGTGATGCTCAAGTGAAATTATTGGATCGTTTTTTTAGTATCTCTCTTAAGGATAAGTTGATGTTTACTCGTAATCTAAGCGTGATGGTTGCTTCAGGATTACCGATTTCCAGAGCCGTCCAAAATATATCCTTGCAAACGAGGAACAAAGGATTTCGAAAAATATTGAATAGTGTTTTTGACGATATACAATCTGGGATGACTTTTGCTGATGGGTTGGCGCGCTACCCGGCAATTTTTGGAGATCTATTTGTTAATATGATCCGAGTGGGCGAGTCGAGCGGAAATTTGGAGGAAATCTTGGAAATATTATCTGTTCAATTGGAAAAAGAACATAATCTGATGAGCAAGATCAAGGGCGCAATGACTTATCCAGCAGTGATTGTTGTGGCAATGATTGGCATTGCCGTTCTGATGCTAACATATATTTTACCAAAAATGATGGGTGTTTTTGCGGATATGGATGTACAATTGCCAGCCTCGACGCAATTTATCATCGGTATGAGCAATTTTTTAAGAGCACACTCAGTTATGGTGGCCGTATCCTTTGTTTTTTTAATCATTGTGGCGAGATTTCTTTTGACGACAGAATTTGGTAAAAAAATACTGGGCTTTGCTATGATAAATATCCCAGTCGTCAGTAATATGGTGATAAAAATCAATTGCGCCAGGTTTGCTAGAATATACAGCTCGCTTTTACGCAGCGGAGTGCCTGTAGTGGAGGCACTGACTATAATTTCCAATACCCTGACCAATTATTATTACAAAGAAGCCACCAGGGCGGGGATTGAAGATGTTCAAAAGGGAATTAGTCTCAGTAAGGTTATCCAGAAAAATACCAAAGTCTTTCCGGTGCTGATGGCGCAGATGGCTCAAGTCGGGGAGGAAACGGGAAAAACAGAAACTGTCCTTTTAAAATTAGCGGAATTTTATGAAGATGAAATTGATCAAATATCAAAAAATATGTCCTCGATTATAGAGCCAGTGTTAATGATTTTTATTGGAGGTGCAGTGGGATTTTTTGCGATTTCGATGCTTCAGCCGATGTATAGTCTTATGGATAATATAAAATAA
- a CDS encoding ATPase, T2SS/T4P/T4SS family, with protein MRIGNEQLRDFIKDSEMIPDEKLDLAFREAVDGQGHLGDVLLAKKFIDEERLRKLYAYILGIPFVDLQKETIVPEILQIIPEPIAKKYKIVSFEKNGAELKIAMLNPEDIQTIDFIRKKTGLKIITCITSSESIEAILKQYGKSLKAEFGDIIDKNATEAESAKTADDLEEIAQGLPIIRIVDTLIKHAILQGASDIHIEPDEKEVRVRYRIDGMLHEAMTLPKQVRDGIIARIKVLSNLKLDEHRIPQDGRFKIEKDGTKMSFRVSVLPIFDGEKIVMRLLDESSKGLTLEMMGLAGKALEVIHREIRKPNGMILVTGPTGSGKTTTLYTIMDILNTTDVNISTVEDPVEYRMPKVNQTQIRPKVGLTFAAGLRALLRQDPDIIMVGEIRDNETMEMAIQAAMTGHLVLSTLHTNSAAGTLPRLLDMGAEPFLVASTANVIIAQRLVRKVCSDCRVEYKLSEKEMKALEQTYEMDDILETIKKSGIIGGGLKDKDKWRDVKLYKARGCEQCMDGYHGRNGIYEVLEVDEEIKKMISQKASAHDIEIKGRENGMLTMIEDGFAKCIQGITTVEEVLRVTKE; from the coding sequence ATGCGTATAGGCAATGAACAACTGAGAGATTTTATCAAGGATTCCGAAATGATTCCAGATGAAAAATTGGATCTGGCCTTTAGGGAAGCAGTAGACGGACAGGGTCATCTTGGTGATGTTCTTTTGGCCAAAAAATTCATCGATGAAGAACGTCTACGTAAGCTCTATGCCTATATTTTAGGCATTCCTTTCGTCGATTTACAAAAAGAAACGATCGTTCCGGAAATTTTGCAGATTATTCCTGAACCGATTGCTAAAAAGTATAAGATCGTTTCTTTTGAAAAAAATGGAGCGGAGTTGAAGATTGCCATGCTTAATCCTGAGGATATCCAGACGATCGATTTTATCCGTAAAAAAACCGGGCTGAAAATCATTACTTGCATCACTTCTTCAGAGAGTATTGAGGCAATTCTTAAGCAATATGGCAAGAGTCTTAAGGCGGAATTTGGAGATATTATTGATAAGAATGCAACGGAGGCTGAAAGCGCAAAAACGGCTGATGATTTGGAGGAAATTGCCCAGGGCTTGCCGATTATTAGAATCGTAGATACCTTAATCAAGCATGCGATTCTTCAGGGAGCTTCTGATATCCATATCGAGCCAGATGAAAAAGAAGTGCGGGTACGTTATCGGATCGATGGAATGTTGCATGAAGCAATGACCCTCCCCAAACAAGTGCGTGATGGGATTATTGCAAGAATAAAGGTATTATCTAATCTGAAGCTGGATGAGCATCGCATTCCGCAAGATGGCCGTTTTAAGATTGAGAAGGATGGAACAAAGATGTCTTTTCGGGTAAGTGTTTTGCCAATCTTTGATGGAGAAAAAATTGTAATGCGTCTCCTGGACGAATCTTCCAAGGGTCTGACTTTGGAAATGATGGGGTTGGCCGGAAAAGCGCTGGAAGTTATTCATAGGGAAATAAGAAAACCTAACGGGATGATTTTAGTAACTGGTCCGACTGGTAGCGGAAAGACTACTACGCTCTATACGATTATGGATATTCTTAACACGACCGATGTGAATATTAGCACAGTGGAGGATCCTGTGGAGTATCGTATGCCGAAAGTTAACCAGACGCAGATCCGTCCCAAGGTGGGACTGACTTTTGCAGCAGGATTGCGGGCGCTTTTGCGTCAAGACCCAGATATTATTATGGTAGGTGAGATTCGCGACAATGAAACGATGGAGATGGCGATTCAAGCAGCGATGACCGGGCATCTCGTGCTTTCGACTTTGCATACCAATAGTGCAGCGGGAACATTGCCCCGTCTTTTGGATATGGGAGCAGAGCCGTTTTTGGTCGCCTCAACAGCAAATGTGATTATCGCTCAGCGTTTGGTACGGAAGGTTTGTTCCGATTGTCGTGTAGAATATAAATTAAGTGAAAAAGAGATGAAAGCGCTGGAGCAGACTTATGAAATGGATGATATTTTGGAAACGATCAAAAAAAGTGGAATAATCGGAGGCGGGCTTAAAGATAAGGATAAATGGCGGGATGTTAAATTATACAAAGCCAGGGGTTGTGAACAGTGTATGGATGGTTATCACGGACGAAACGGCATCTATGAAGTCTTGGAGGTGGATGAGGAAATAAAAAAAATGATTTCACAGAAGGCTTCCGCACATGACATAGAGATTAAGGGGCGGGAAAATGGGATGCTGACGATGATTGAGGATGGTTTTGCTAAATGCATTCAAGGCATCACAACCGTGGAAGAGGTTTTACGGGTCACTAAAGAATAA
- a CDS encoding response regulator, whose product MTKILVAEDEPTLNKALLEFLTEEGFEVMNVFDGEEAVKLAKTKNLDLILLDIILPKKDGFEVLDMLKADEETKKIPIILLTNLESAENIQKAFDKGATTYLVKSNYKLEDIVKKIKETLKIK is encoded by the coding sequence ATGACGAAAATATTAGTTGCGGAAGATGAGCCGACTCTGAATAAGGCTTTGCTGGAATTCTTGACTGAAGAAGGTTTCGAAGTTATGAACGTGTTTGATGGCGAGGAGGCGGTGAAATTGGCCAAAACGAAAAATCTAGACCTAATCTTGCTGGATATTATCCTGCCAAAAAAGGATGGCTTTGAAGTCTTGGATATGTTAAAGGCCGACGAGGAAACTAAAAAAATACCCATTATCTTGCTGACTAATCTGGAAAGTGCGGAGAATATCCAGAAAGCCTTTGATAAAGGCGCTACTACCTATTTGGTGAAATCTAACTACAAACTTGAAGATATTGTGAAAAAGATAAAAGAGACATTGAAAATAAAATAA
- a CDS encoding HAMP domain-containing sensor histidine kinase, with product MWIVNDLNLKKQARELGVKFWQTPGFLFIMMGVVAVVIMTATFYVSKNYDSPELLVVAESFVVIVVLVVGNVVITMVEQMIKLNKMKSEFVSVASHQLRTPLSAIRWETELLLCKFRKEKIDGKQRESIENINTLSNKMTRLINDLLDVARIDQGRLIIKRMPTNLVLITKGAITGVSPLTKEKSIEVIFSDTKKVPLVFGDPEKLQMVVENLLGNAIKYTTNHGKIEIKLLKKGEFVIFSIKDNGVGIPLEQHGRVFDKFFRSDNIVKYQTEGTGLGLYISKNIIGQLGGEIWFDSVEGLGSIFSFSIPVSRKVKQEKSIQSE from the coding sequence TTGCTGTAGTAATAATGACAGCGACTTTCTATGTTTCAAAGAATTATGATAGTCCCGAGCTCTTAGTTGTGGCAGAAAGTTTCGTGGTGATCGTTGTTTTGGTTGTGGGCAATGTTGTGATTACTATGGTGGAACAAATGATAAAGCTAAATAAAATGAAAAGCGAATTTGTTTCTGTTGCTTCGCATCAGTTACGCACCCCACTTTCTGCTATCCGCTGGGAAACAGAGTTGTTATTGTGCAAGTTTCGCAAGGAAAAAATCGACGGAAAGCAGCGTGAAAGCATTGAAAATATCAATACACTCAGCAATAAGATGACCAGATTAATCAATGATCTTTTAGATGTAGCAAGAATCGATCAAGGGAGGCTCATCATTAAAAGAATGCCTACCAATCTTGTATTAATTACGAAAGGAGCGATTACTGGCGTCTCTCCATTAACCAAGGAAAAATCTATCGAAGTAATTTTTAGTGATACCAAAAAAGTTCCATTGGTTTTTGGTGATCCGGAAAAACTACAAATGGTAGTGGAGAATCTTCTGGGTAATGCAATTAAATATACTACTAACCATGGAAAAATTGAGATAAAACTTCTCAAGAAAGGAGAATTTGTCATTTTCAGCATTAAAGATAATGGCGTCGGGATACCGCTTGAGCAGCACGGACGTGTGTTTGATAAATTTTTTCGTAGTGATAACATTGTCAAATATCAGACAGAGGGGACCGGGTTGGGTCTGTACATCTCTAAAAACATAATTGGTCAGTTGGGGGGAGAAATTTGGTTTGATTCAGTAGAAGGTCTTGGTTCTATTTTTAGCTTTTCTATCCCGGTAAGCAGAAAAGTCAAGCAAGAAAAAAGTATCCAAAGTGAATAA